The following coding sequences are from one Virgibacillus necropolis window:
- the ftsE gene encoding cell division ATP-binding protein FtsE, which yields MIKMNDVYKTYSNGVTALNGINIEIGQGEFVYLVGPSGAGKSTFVKLMYREVKPSRGTIHINETDLSSIKEKRVPYLRRNIGVIFQDFKLLPKLTVFENIAFALEVIQESPRNIKKRVMDVLDLVGLKNKARFLPDELSGGEQQRVSIARAIVNHPKVVIADEPTGNLDPDTSWEIMRVFEEINARGTTIIMATHNKEIVNTIKKRVIAVEDGLIVRDEHRGEYGYDI from the coding sequence ATGATTAAAATGAATGATGTATATAAAACATATTCCAATGGGGTTACCGCTCTAAATGGGATTAATATTGAAATAGGACAAGGTGAATTCGTTTATTTAGTCGGACCTAGTGGAGCTGGAAAGTCAACATTTGTCAAATTGATGTACCGCGAAGTAAAGCCATCAAGAGGGACAATTCATATAAATGAAACAGATTTGAGTTCTATTAAAGAAAAGAGAGTTCCATATCTAAGAAGAAACATTGGCGTTATTTTTCAAGACTTTAAATTGTTGCCAAAACTAACAGTCTTTGAAAATATCGCTTTTGCTTTGGAGGTTATTCAAGAATCTCCTCGTAATATTAAGAAACGTGTTATGGATGTTCTTGATCTTGTAGGATTAAAGAACAAGGCACGTTTTTTACCTGATGAATTATCAGGTGGGGAGCAGCAACGTGTATCAATTGCGCGTGCTATTGTGAATCATCCAAAAGTTGTTATCGCGGACGAGCCAACTGGTAATCTAGACCCGGATACCTCTTGGGAAATCATGCGGGTGTTTGAAGAGATAAATGCACGTGGTACAACGATTATTATGGCTACACACAATAAGGAAATAGTCAACACGATCAAAAAACGAGTAATTGCAGTTGAAGATGGTTTAATTGTTCGTGACGAACATCGAGGTGAATACGGATATGATATTTAG